The window ACTCTTGAAAGAGTACATGCGGGATCTCGTGGAGCAGGCCAGGCAAGAGACGCAGGCGCAGGCGCGCTTTGGCTTTGCGACAACCGCCTATCGGCCGGACCAGGCGCTATCGGATTTGTTGGCGCTGCTCGACGACCGGATCGAGTCGGAAGGCGTGCAGGTGGGATTGCCGGACGGGTTTCTCCACGATATGTGGACGTTGTGCAATGAGGCCGGTGCGTACGTGACGGATCGTGTGTATGTGGAGGCGAACGTCGATTCCGAATCCAGCAGCACAGCCAGAACCAGGGAATTGACGTACCGCGCCTTGCTGGAATTCATCGAAGCGGGGGGCCGTGCGCCGTCGCTGGGAGGGGCCGCGTGATGAGCCGGTTGGCGACGAGGCGCTTATAGTTTGCCTGCCAGCCGGTACAGGATCATGCCGGCCGTTTCCTCCGCCACTTCGGTTGTGCGTTGCAAGGCCCAGCTTGCCGGCAGGAGATCGAAGAGCGTGAGATCTTTCCAGGCGTCCATCACCCGGTGTTTGGCATGAAATCCACAGGCGTAGGGTGTGACGTGAAATCCCTGCTTTTCGAAGAGGGCGGTGGCGCGCCACAGGTGGCCGGCTGAGCTGACGAGCAGGATCGAGGCCTGTTCGCCGAGCAGCCGTTTGGTGCCCAGCGCATTTTCATAGGTGGTTCTGGCGTGATCATCGGTGAGGATGGCCGGTGCCGGGACCCCAAGCCGGATGGCCCACTCTTTCATGGTAGCGGGCTCCGTAGGGCCGGACCCGAAGAGACTGAGATCTCCGCCCGTGATGAGGAAGGCCGGTGCGAGCCCCTGGTGGAATAGGTCGGCGCCGCAGATGGTGCGCAGCCGCGACTCCGGCGAAAGCTCAATCGATGGCCGAAGCGTGCCTTTGTCGTGAATCCCCCCGCCGAGCACTACGATGGCCTGCGCAGGGGGAGCAGAGGGGCCGGGTTGATTCACGGGCCAGCTTTCGAGCAGGCTCGTGAGGGGTTTGGCCACGAGGGGGGTCGTGGTGAACAGCAGGGTGAGGCAGGTCATGGTCGCGGCCAGGCGGATGTGGCGCTGACGCGCCGGTGTGGCCGGGAGCCAGGCGAGGATGAGGGTGAGGCCGGCCAAGCCAACGACCCAGGTCAAGGGGTACACGCCGTACTTGACGAGTTTGTAGAGGACGAAGAAGAATGGGGTGAGTTCCATAGAGGCTCCGTGTGATTAGGGCCGGTGGCCCAGCATATCTATCAGACGTCTAGTCAAGGGAGGACAGCTCGCATGGCTCCATCTCGGCGCTATTGGCTGATGAAATCGGAACCGTCGGTCTTTTCGATTGACGATCTGGCGCGCGGCCCCAATCGCAGCACCTGTTGGGACGGCGTGCGGAACTATCAGGCCAGAAATTATATGCGGGCCATGCAGGAGGGCGATCAGGTGCTGTTTTATCACAGCAATGCCACGCCTCCCGCGATTGTGGGAATAGCGGAAGTCATCAATACGGTCTATCCGGACCCGACTCAGTTTGAACGGTCGAACCAGCATTTCGATCCCAAGAGCGATCCCTTGAAGCCCCGTTGGGACATGGTCGAGATTCGGCATGTCCGGACATTCGCTGAGCCTCTCTCTCTGACGCGTTTGCGGGACGAGCCGGCGCTCAAAGGGATGGTGCTGCTCCAGAAGGGATCGCGGCTGTCCGTTCAGCCGGTGGCCGAAAAGGAATGGCGTCATATTCTGAACATGGCTGGGGCGTGACCCGGATCTGACAACCGCCTGTCAGTTGCGGGCTTTTCCTTCATCGAGATACCGGTGCTGCCAGTCCAGCCAGGCATGTCCGAGTTCATGGGCGAGAATATAGCGGCGCCGTGTCACCGGGAGACGTTTGCGAATATAAATCGTCTTGGTTTCCTCGTCCCAGATCCCATCAGAATTGGAATCCTGCTTATCCATTTCGGCGTCCGTGAGTTGGCGGACCGAAATGCGATAGCCGAACGGAAGAATAACTCGAGTCGGGATTCGCGTAATCACAACCTGCTCCATCCAATATGGTGGCGGATGCCCCGGTGACCTGCTCAAATCAGGGGGACGCCCCACCCTCTTTCGTATCCTGCCGTTACAGTACCATAAAGCCGTTGCGGAGTGCCTGTCTAGTTATTGCTTATATATCAATGCTCTATGAGTGTTTTTGATGATCGTTTCAGGAACGGGAGGAGGGCAAGAGGGGGCTGGTCTACGGTTCCCCTTCGGAGGGATTTCGTGTATTATGCCGCGTCATGGATCAGGCCATTATTGAAGAATTGTCAAAGGGATATCCCCACTCGGTCAGGCTGACCGAGGTCAAGGTGCGCGATCGCGGGGAAGTCAAGAAGCTCGATGCCGGAGAGTTGCCGCTGCATGTCGGCGACCGGGTCTTGCTCGAAGTGGATGGCGAAGTGACGTATGGGGTGGTCTATGCCGAGCCCTATCGCACGCCGTTCATTCCGCCGATGCGTGTCTTGAAACCTATCCTGCGCAAAGCCAGTTCGGAGGATGCGGCGCTGATTGCCCGGCTTGAGCGGCTGTCACACGAGGCCACCAGCTATTGTCGGGCGAAAGCCTCGGAGTTCAAACTCCGTCTGAAACTGGTTGAAGTGTTCGGCGCGCTGCAGCGGCGGCAGCTCACGTTTGTCTACACGGCCGACGATCGCATCGATTTCCGCGAGCTCGTGCGGGACCTGGCCCGGCGCTTTGGCGGCCGCATCGAAATGCGGCAGGTCGGTGTGCGTGAAGAAGCGCGGCGGCTTGGGGGCATCGATACCTGCGGGCTGGTCCTCTGCTGCGCGAGTTTTCTCACCGAAGTGAAGCCCGTGACGGTGAAGCAAGCCAGAACACTGGGCCTGCAAGTGGAAGACCCCCGGTTGCTCGGTGTCTGCGGGCGGCTCAAATGCTGCCTCATGTTTGAAATGATGGATGCGCAGGGCAATATCCCGCAGTCCGCGCAGAAGCTGATCACACCCACCAAGTCCAATCCCTCAACGATTACGTCCTAGATGCCGGTTTCTCCGAGTCATGCGAGAGCCGGAGTGAGCATGTGCTCTGCTCGTCTTGCCGAAGGGCATGGGCCGGTGAAACTTCCTGAATCGTTTTTCCTAGGGGCGACTCTAAGTAAATGGTATTTTATGCTGGCACCTCGGGCCTGCTGGTTCGGGGCGATGGTTTAACCATAATAATCAGGAGGTTGCGTGTGATGAAAAAAGGACTGCTTGCCATCATGGCGGTGGCTGCAATTGGATGTTCGGGGATCGCGCCCCAGAAGGCCGTCAGCGGGGAGCCGAAGTCCCCCGTCGAAGGGTTCGATATTCACGTGCAAGCGCCGCACATGATGCCGGATGGCACGCCGGGCGGCCCTTTCCATCATTATTGCAAAGGTATTTCGGATCAGATTTTCCAATGTTTGCTCTTCGAATCCACCGAGCCGAAAGCCAAGCTGGTCGCCATTGAGTATTTCGTCGCGAAGGATCTGACCCGCAAGCTGCCGGCCATTCAATGGCATCGGCATTTC is drawn from Nitrospira sp. and contains these coding sequences:
- a CDS encoding YdcF family protein, with the translated sequence MELTPFFFVLYKLVKYGVYPLTWVVGLAGLTLILAWLPATPARQRHIRLAATMTCLTLLFTTTPLVAKPLTSLLESWPVNQPGPSAPPAQAIVVLGGGIHDKGTLRPSIELSPESRLRTICGADLFHQGLAPAFLITGGDLSLFGSGPTEPATMKEWAIRLGVPAPAILTDDHARTTYENALGTKRLLGEQASILLVSSAGHLWRATALFEKQGFHVTPYACGFHAKHRVMDAWKDLTLFDLLPASWALQRTTEVAEETAGMILYRLAGKL
- a CDS encoding EVE domain-containing protein, yielding MAPSRRYWLMKSEPSVFSIDDLARGPNRSTCWDGVRNYQARNYMRAMQEGDQVLFYHSNATPPAIVGIAEVINTVYPDPTQFERSNQHFDPKSDPLKPRWDMVEIRHVRTFAEPLSLTRLRDEPALKGMVLLQKGSRLSVQPVAEKEWRHILNMAGA
- a CDS encoding ImmA/IrrE family metallo-endopeptidase — its product is MITRIPTRVILPFGYRISVRQLTDAEMDKQDSNSDGIWDEETKTIYIRKRLPVTRRRYILAHELGHAWLDWQHRYLDEGKARN
- the ricT gene encoding regulatory iron-sulfur-containing complex subunit RicT, which gives rise to MDQAIIEELSKGYPHSVRLTEVKVRDRGEVKKLDAGELPLHVGDRVLLEVDGEVTYGVVYAEPYRTPFIPPMRVLKPILRKASSEDAALIARLERLSHEATSYCRAKASEFKLRLKLVEVFGALQRRQLTFVYTADDRIDFRELVRDLARRFGGRIEMRQVGVREEARRLGGIDTCGLVLCCASFLTEVKPVTVKQARTLGLQVEDPRLLGVCGRLKCCLMFEMMDAQGNIPQSAQKLITPTKSNPSTITS
- a CDS encoding DUF1264 domain-containing protein, encoding MKKGLLAIMAVAAIGCSGIAPQKAVSGEPKSPVEGFDIHVQAPHMMPDGTPGGPFHHYCKGISDQIFQCLLFESTEPKAKLVAIEYFVAKDLTRKLPAIQWHRHFHDHKVEIATGRVQILDMPADQAAKVAEVAAGTDGVIYHLWQHGQEFPDGTVTFPQSLGHKFPGHSDK